A window of the Mucilaginibacter sp. cycad4 genome harbors these coding sequences:
- a CDS encoding methyltransferase domain-containing protein, with product MANTSEFKAVFNDTKWSDDFYRFLQVIFHLYPEDKFHHLIKEETAARKTDEEIYKSVQSKLKSIKPFLSELTYALPALKKQKKEITRQTLELLGGIKQIDGYAEIGSTGRYISQLRKETNVTGPIYLINDLAPTNSPGDIMERGQLGKLGAFVDINGYAPISSSIIPDASLEVVTCYIGLHHCPIAKLDGFVKSINRILRPGGSFVIRDHNVKTPEMATFVSLVHTVFNVGLNETWEFEAKDFKNFKPADEWAAIIEQAGFKDAGKRILQDKDPSDNTLMLFTKIQP from the coding sequence ATGGCTAATACATCCGAATTTAAAGCCGTATTTAATGATACCAAATGGAGCGACGATTTTTACCGATTTTTGCAGGTGATATTCCATTTGTATCCCGAAGATAAATTCCATCACCTAATAAAAGAAGAAACCGCTGCACGCAAAACGGATGAGGAAATCTATAAATCGGTACAAAGCAAGCTGAAAAGCATCAAGCCGTTCTTATCGGAACTAACCTATGCCTTACCGGCACTTAAAAAACAAAAGAAAGAGATTACCCGGCAAACGCTGGAATTATTGGGCGGTATAAAACAGATCGACGGTTATGCCGAGATTGGTTCTACGGGCCGTTATATCAGTCAGCTGCGGAAAGAAACCAACGTTACCGGGCCGATATATTTGATAAATGACCTGGCTCCAACCAATTCACCGGGCGATATTATGGAACGCGGTCAGTTAGGTAAGCTGGGCGCTTTCGTGGATATTAATGGTTATGCCCCCATTAGCAGTTCAATTATCCCCGATGCCAGCCTGGAGGTGGTTACCTGCTATATTGGTTTACACCATTGCCCGATAGCTAAACTGGATGGGTTTGTAAAATCAATTAACCGCATCCTGCGGCCCGGCGGTTCATTTGTTATCCGCGATCATAATGTTAAAACGCCCGAGATGGCCACCTTTGTATCCCTGGTGCATACCGTGTTTAATGTTGGATTGAACGAGACCTGGGAGTTTGAAGCTAAAGACTTCAAGAACTTTAAACCGGCAGATGAATGGGCAGCAATTATAGAGCAGGCTGGTTTTAAAGATGCCGGTAAACGTATACTACAGGATAAAGATCCATCCGACAATACCTTAATGTTATTTACCAAAATACAACCATGA
- a CDS encoding FAD-binding protein, producing MRLKQKLPVTYLLFTFNGRLSKGVFWLASLFYWCTFYVLYNLLLFAIGEGATFILYPLLFWIIMATSIKRLHDQGYSGYWLFAVLIPVLGPLWLFWRLGFKKGNYTTNQYGPVPGAAPDYLKNDEGKEIPHLKTDERIIDDVTRLNPVLVSKIERPASVGETCEIVKNAAGAISVGGGRFSMGGQTASPHSLHIDMRGMNKVLEFSATEKLIKVQTGIRWCDIQQYIDEYDLSIKIMQTYANFTVGGALSVNAHGRYMGMGPVVLSVRSIDVVLADGSLVHATHTENPEIFFGAVGGYNGIGIIVQAELELADNLAIKRIDKKMKVEEYKDYFFKTIRDNPQVVFHNGDIYPPKYTRLRAVSWIETTEKPTVKTRLMPLKESYPLERYFLWAFTERPLGKPYREFVIDPLLFRGEKIHWRNYEAGYDVAELEPKSRINSTYVLLEYFVPVDRFEEFEQAMAEIFIRFNVNVLNVSIRHAKADPGTYLAWAREEVFAFVVYYKQRTDPASKHAVAVWTRELADAVAAVNGAYYLPYQVHPTAEQFHKAYPNAQKLFDLKTKLDPDYKFKNIFWDTYYKPLKPQSNG from the coding sequence ATGCGCCTGAAACAAAAACTACCTGTAACCTATCTGCTATTCACTTTTAACGGCCGCTTATCGAAAGGAGTTTTTTGGCTGGCTTCGCTGTTTTACTGGTGTACTTTTTATGTGCTCTATAATTTGTTATTATTTGCCATAGGTGAGGGTGCTACGTTTATACTTTATCCTTTATTATTCTGGATCATTATGGCTACTTCCATTAAGCGCCTGCATGATCAGGGCTATTCAGGCTATTGGCTGTTTGCTGTTTTAATACCCGTGCTTGGGCCGTTATGGTTATTCTGGCGATTAGGTTTCAAGAAAGGGAATTATACGACGAATCAATATGGCCCGGTACCGGGAGCGGCGCCAGATTATTTAAAAAATGACGAAGGTAAAGAGATTCCCCACCTTAAAACAGATGAGCGTATTATTGACGACGTAACCCGGCTGAATCCCGTATTGGTTAGTAAAATTGAGCGTCCAGCTTCGGTCGGGGAAACCTGCGAAATAGTAAAAAACGCTGCAGGAGCTATCTCTGTAGGCGGCGGTCGTTTTAGCATGGGTGGGCAAACAGCAAGCCCGCATAGTTTGCATATTGATATGCGCGGAATGAATAAGGTACTGGAGTTCTCGGCAACAGAGAAGCTCATTAAAGTGCAAACGGGTATCCGCTGGTGCGATATTCAGCAATATATTGATGAATATGATCTGAGCATCAAAATTATGCAAACCTATGCCAACTTTACAGTAGGTGGCGCATTGAGTGTTAATGCACATGGGCGATATATGGGTATGGGACCGGTTGTTTTATCAGTACGTTCAATTGATGTTGTATTAGCCGATGGCTCGTTAGTGCATGCTACCCATACAGAAAACCCGGAAATATTCTTTGGCGCCGTTGGCGGATATAATGGCATTGGCATTATCGTTCAGGCTGAGCTCGAGTTAGCCGATAATCTGGCCATTAAGCGAATTGATAAAAAAATGAAAGTTGAAGAATATAAGGATTACTTCTTCAAAACCATACGCGATAATCCACAGGTAGTTTTCCATAACGGGGATATTTACCCACCAAAATATACGCGTTTACGAGCTGTAAGCTGGATAGAAACCACCGAAAAACCGACAGTTAAAACCCGCCTGATGCCGTTAAAAGAATCTTATCCACTGGAGCGGTATTTCCTATGGGCTTTTACAGAAAGGCCGCTGGGTAAGCCGTACCGGGAGTTTGTGATTGACCCTTTATTGTTTAGGGGGGAAAAGATCCACTGGCGCAACTACGAAGCTGGTTATGATGTTGCCGAACTGGAGCCTAAATCACGCATCAATAGCACTTATGTATTGTTGGAATACTTTGTACCGGTTGATCGTTTTGAGGAGTTTGAACAGGCCATGGCCGAAATATTTATCCGGTTTAATGTAAATGTGTTAAATGTCTCTATCCGCCATGCCAAAGCCGATCCGGGAACCTACCTGGCCTGGGCACGGGAAGAGGTATTTGCTTTTGTAGTTTATTATAAGCAACGCACAGACCCAGCATCTAAACATGCTGTGGCTGTTTGGACACGTGAACTGGCGGATGCGGTTGCAGCTGTAAACGGTGCTTATTACTTACCTTACCAGGTACATCCAACCGCCGAACAGTTTCATAAAGCTTATCCCAACGCGCAAAAGTTATTCGACTTAAAAACCAAGCTTGATCCTGATTATAAATTTAAGAACATTTTTTGGGATACTTATTATAAACCGTTAAAACCACAAAGCAATGGCTAA
- a CDS encoding DUF6268 family outer membrane beta-barrel protein, translating to MKATSLIYLVIFLISFKFTAGAQQKMATNTDSVFKPKIGSFDAGYSYSPFTVKNKKMSIRQVNASLNVPLINNFSDGKLDFLLAGVSYSGLTLSGMGKTFGGNDFYSISVPITFQKSFSAKYALLVSAIPTLSSDLKDVSGEDMLYSGFAMLKIRKSKNFSYAIGAGYSRQFFGTILLPVIGIEWQISEKLSFSGTLPVSEKLKYQLNDKSIIGFSSDFGIGGGSYRLSKKTGSNYLQVQQYKNTLFYNYQLAKNFSVQISGGYNFVQKLDLYNKDQKVNWAPFNDLNKRVPLTELKKTGFTVESGISYRF from the coding sequence ATGAAAGCAACATCCCTGATCTATCTTGTCATCTTTTTGATTTCGTTTAAATTTACTGCAGGCGCCCAGCAAAAAATGGCAACCAATACTGATTCTGTATTTAAGCCCAAAATCGGATCATTCGATGCCGGTTACTCCTACTCGCCGTTTACCGTTAAAAATAAAAAAATGAGCATCAGGCAAGTGAATGCTTCGCTTAACGTGCCGCTTATAAATAATTTCAGTGACGGAAAGCTTGATTTTTTGCTTGCCGGCGTTAGTTACAGCGGGCTTACCTTATCCGGTATGGGGAAAACGTTTGGCGGTAATGATTTTTATTCTATTTCGGTGCCCATCACTTTTCAAAAATCGTTTTCTGCAAAGTATGCGCTGCTGGTATCAGCAATCCCCACTTTATCATCCGACCTGAAAGATGTTTCGGGCGAAGACATGTTATACTCAGGCTTTGCCATGCTCAAGATCCGCAAGTCGAAAAACTTTTCCTACGCTATTGGTGCGGGTTATTCACGGCAGTTTTTTGGTACGATTCTGCTCCCGGTTATTGGGATAGAGTGGCAGATCAGCGAAAAACTAAGCTTTAGCGGCACGCTGCCCGTTTCCGAAAAATTAAAGTACCAGCTCAACGATAAAAGTATCATCGGCTTCAGCAGCGATTTTGGTATTGGCGGAGGATCATATCGCCTATCGAAGAAAACGGGATCCAATTATTTACAGGTTCAGCAGTATAAAAACACACTCTTTTACAATTATCAGCTGGCAAAAAACTTTTCGGTACAAATAAGTGGCGGTTACAATTTTGTACAGAAGCTTGACCTTTATAATAAAGATCAAAAAGTTAACTGGGCACCATTTAATGACCTGAACAAACGTGTTCCACTGACCGAATTAAAAAAGACCGGCTTTACCGTCGAATCGGGGATCAGCTACCGGTTTTAG
- a CDS encoding carboxylesterase family protein — protein sequence MKNIIRRIPVCTFLLGIVFSFNSNAQTIVTKVSGGWIKGIEEGPTLVFKGIPYAKPPVGPLRFMPPQPTASWKDTLACEKFGSPASQGGGQAGLKGSEDCLTLNVYTPTTARDAKLPVLVWVHGGSLTGGSGMGMNGHAFADDDSVVTVTINYRLGVFGFMYLGDVSKTYQSSGNNGLLDLIMALKWIRQNIAAMGGDASNVTVMGESAGAKLTSALLATPQAKGYFNQQILESGAVQCIRDSVTAKGIRQRLMTELGVSKPADLLKISAEKLIAAQANISNGAQGTNYFGPVIDGSVILEDPYQYIRKNRNDKLRFLIGTNKFESKMFMGFDKRLNHPDSAVLYGWFGDNYRYILSNFETEAKNGNADSAALKVLTQYMYQMHSYRLANTLAQAGSHVWMYRFDYKRDGTGATHADELGYVWFLPKQNNFNDTELKLANQIHQTWVNFIKGKAPGPVNDKPWPYFVAGENNIMVFDTVSGPAQLSGIYNDKTHPSSSLVLK from the coding sequence ATGAAAAATATCATCCGCCGGATACCGGTATGCACTTTTCTGTTAGGTATTGTTTTCAGCTTTAACTCAAACGCTCAAACAATTGTAACCAAAGTATCAGGCGGATGGATAAAAGGTATTGAAGAAGGGCCAACCCTGGTATTTAAAGGCATTCCGTATGCCAAACCACCAGTTGGCCCTCTGCGTTTTATGCCTCCTCAGCCAACCGCCTCATGGAAGGATACGCTTGCATGCGAAAAATTTGGAAGCCCGGCATCACAGGGCGGCGGCCAGGCCGGACTAAAAGGCAGCGAAGATTGTTTGACATTGAATGTATATACACCTACAACAGCAAGGGATGCCAAACTTCCGGTGCTGGTATGGGTCCACGGAGGCTCACTTACAGGCGGCTCGGGTATGGGAATGAACGGACATGCATTTGCCGATGACGACAGCGTGGTTACTGTTACCATCAATTACCGTCTTGGTGTTTTCGGCTTCATGTATTTGGGTGATGTGAGCAAAACCTACCAATCGTCAGGAAATAATGGCCTGCTCGATCTGATCATGGCGCTAAAATGGATCAGGCAAAATATCGCGGCTATGGGCGGCGATGCTTCCAATGTCACTGTAATGGGCGAATCAGCAGGGGCCAAACTTACCAGCGCCTTACTGGCTACCCCTCAGGCTAAAGGCTATTTCAACCAGCAGATTTTAGAAAGCGGTGCTGTGCAATGCATCCGGGATTCTGTTACCGCTAAAGGCATCAGGCAGCGGCTAATGACCGAGCTGGGTGTTAGCAAACCTGCCGACCTCCTCAAAATCTCCGCCGAAAAACTTATAGCAGCACAGGCAAACATCAGCAATGGGGCACAGGGTACCAACTATTTTGGCCCGGTGATAGACGGCTCAGTTATTTTAGAGGATCCGTATCAATACATTCGTAAAAACAGAAATGACAAATTACGTTTCCTGATCGGTACCAATAAGTTTGAAAGTAAAATGTTCATGGGTTTTGATAAACGTCTCAATCACCCCGATAGCGCGGTGCTGTACGGATGGTTTGGTGATAATTACCGTTATATTTTATCAAACTTTGAAACTGAGGCTAAAAATGGCAATGCAGATAGCGCCGCCTTAAAAGTACTCACCCAATACATGTACCAGATGCACAGCTACCGGCTGGCCAACACTTTAGCGCAGGCAGGCAGCCACGTTTGGATGTACCGCTTTGATTACAAGCGCGATGGTACCGGCGCTACCCATGCCGATGAATTAGGCTATGTTTGGTTTCTACCCAAACAAAACAATTTTAATGATACGGAACTAAAACTGGCTAACCAAATACACCAAACCTGGGTAAACTTTATAAAAGGTAAAGCCCCGGGCCCGGTTAATGATAAGCCATGGCCGTATTTTGTAGCCGGCGAGAACAATATCATGGTTTTTGATACCGTTTCGGGGCCGGCGCAGCTTAGCGGTATTTATAACGATAAGACCCACCCTTCTTCCTCCTTGGTACTGAAATAA
- a CDS encoding S8 family peptidase: MINNFPLKKLVLVAGLCLPVFTYAQEAPKTKPNWQNLDLKTDSVFGISTEKAYNELLKGKKHVTVLVAVIDGGIDVDHEDLKNVIWNNPKETAGNKKDDDKNGYADDMHGWDFIGSAKGDVHYDNLELTRLVRINNTRFANVDSTKLTGKDLADFKAYSAMKADMDKQVAKAQQTYTVINKFNTLLDGVLAKLGNQNPSLDDIKKFEPKDNGEAYVKRVLESALPSFKNVAEFREKEVNGGLTHFKEQLDYHLNLNFNSRDTVGDNYNNANERFYGNNDVTGPDADHGTHVAGIIGAVRDNNLGIMGVANDVAIMSVRTVPTGDERDKDVANAIRYAAANGAKVINMSFGKSYSYNKKAVDEAVKFALSKDVLLVHAAGNDNNNTEVELNVPNRTYDDKSGVAGAWIEVGASGPKDDETLKASFSNYGKTSVDVFAPGVAINSTTPKSTYGEHDGTSMAAPVVTGLAALIRSYYPKLTAVQVKEIIMKSVVKISHNVEIKDGETKKEVPFTDLCVTGGVVNAYNALQLAATY; the protein is encoded by the coding sequence ATGATAAACAATTTTCCGCTTAAAAAGCTTGTGCTGGTAGCCGGGCTTTGCTTACCTGTGTTCACTTATGCGCAGGAAGCTCCAAAAACTAAACCTAACTGGCAAAACCTTGATCTTAAAACCGATTCTGTATTTGGGATCAGTACCGAAAAAGCATACAACGAACTGTTAAAAGGTAAAAAACACGTTACCGTGCTGGTAGCCGTAATTGATGGGGGTATTGATGTTGACCATGAGGACCTTAAAAATGTGATCTGGAACAACCCGAAAGAAACTGCCGGGAATAAAAAGGATGATGACAAAAACGGCTATGCCGATGACATGCATGGCTGGGATTTTATAGGCTCGGCCAAAGGAGATGTACATTATGATAACCTGGAGCTTACCCGGCTGGTACGTATCAACAACACCCGCTTTGCCAATGTTGACAGTACCAAACTTACGGGGAAAGACCTTGCTGATTTTAAAGCATACAGCGCCATGAAAGCCGATATGGATAAGCAGGTTGCCAAAGCACAGCAAACATATACTGTTATCAATAAATTTAACACCCTGCTTGATGGGGTGCTGGCGAAGTTGGGCAACCAAAACCCAAGCCTTGATGATATTAAAAAGTTTGAGCCTAAAGACAATGGCGAAGCTTATGTTAAACGTGTACTGGAAAGCGCCCTGCCTTCGTTTAAAAATGTAGCCGAGTTCAGGGAGAAAGAGGTAAACGGCGGCTTAACCCACTTCAAAGAACAATTGGATTATCACCTCAACCTTAATTTCAATTCGAGGGATACCGTAGGTGATAACTACAATAACGCTAATGAACGTTTTTACGGCAATAATGACGTAACCGGCCCGGATGCCGATCATGGCACCCACGTTGCCGGGATCATAGGAGCGGTAAGGGACAACAACCTCGGTATTATGGGTGTGGCCAATGATGTAGCCATCATGTCGGTACGTACAGTGCCTACCGGCGATGAACGCGATAAGGATGTAGCAAATGCTATTCGTTATGCTGCAGCTAACGGCGCTAAGGTGATCAACATGAGCTTCGGCAAAAGTTATTCATACAATAAAAAAGCCGTTGATGAAGCTGTGAAATTTGCTTTAAGCAAGGATGTGTTGCTGGTACATGCCGCCGGTAATGACAACAATAACACCGAAGTTGAACTGAACGTCCCTAACCGTACTTATGACGATAAGAGCGGCGTAGCCGGTGCCTGGATAGAAGTTGGCGCGTCGGGCCCTAAAGACGATGAAACGCTGAAAGCATCTTTCTCCAATTATGGCAAAACCAGTGTTGATGTGTTTGCACCGGGCGTAGCCATCAATTCAACCACACCAAAATCAACTTACGGCGAGCACGATGGCACCAGTATGGCGGCACCGGTTGTAACCGGCCTGGCAGCGCTCATCCGTTCATATTATCCAAAATTAACGGCTGTACAGGTTAAGGAGATCATCATGAAATCGGTAGTGAAAATATCGCATAATGTAGAGATTAAAGATGGCGAGACTAAAAAAGAAGTTCCGTTTACCGATCTTTGTGTAACCGGCGGCGTTGTTAATGCTTATAACGCGCTTCAGCTGGCTGCCACTTATTAA
- a CDS encoding c-type cytochrome, which produces MKNKTIAIGILLILCALSVTSFKDIGKKIMPPAKDTTNGGLFLPGKFKAVVVVDSLEGRARHIAVNTNGDVYVKLRFPDSIGGNVALRDTNGDGRADIIKKFANYEDKGPYGTGMRVHKGYLYFSSETNVYRTKLNPQTLVPDAPLELILHDATAPHEHDAKPLAFDNAGHMYVAFGAPSNACQEQNRVPGSKGIKGCPLLKQYGGIWQFDEAKPNQVQADGIRYATGMRSIVAMDWNTADNCLYVVAHGRDDLRLQFPKIFSAWQSAVLPAEEFIKVKKGTDVGWPYYYYDPIKKKKLLNPEYGGNGVKAGNGARYAQPIMAFPAHWAPNDLFFYTGDQFPARYKNGAFIAFHGSTNRSPYPQAGFFVCFVPFKNGKPFGQWEIFADGFTGKNTVVSVSDAVYRPMGLAMGPDGSLYISETEEGKIWKISYTGNKAGFGKTELAKMELRKKLPAFRLPDVLKNDLQTGMLKGGAKIYNTYCANCHQKNGRGDGNMIPPLSGSEWVTGGKFMEKDLAIRVLLNGLDGPIKVKNRPYNSAMPKHNFLSDADIAAVLTYIRNNFGNNSSLVTAAEVKKVRAEK; this is translated from the coding sequence ATGAAAAACAAAACAATTGCGATTGGCATTTTGCTGATCCTGTGCGCACTGTCTGTAACCAGCTTTAAAGATATCGGGAAGAAAATCATGCCGCCGGCAAAAGATACCACCAACGGCGGCTTATTCCTGCCCGGCAAATTTAAAGCGGTAGTGGTGGTTGACAGCCTGGAAGGGCGTGCGCGGCATATAGCGGTGAACACTAACGGTGATGTTTACGTAAAGCTCCGCTTCCCTGATTCTATCGGAGGCAATGTTGCCTTGCGTGATACCAATGGCGACGGCCGGGCCGATATCATTAAAAAGTTTGCCAATTATGAAGATAAAGGCCCCTATGGTACAGGTATGCGGGTACATAAAGGTTACCTGTATTTTAGTTCGGAGACCAACGTTTATCGGACAAAATTAAATCCGCAAACATTGGTGCCCGATGCACCGCTCGAATTGATTTTGCATGATGCTACTGCCCCGCACGAGCACGATGCTAAGCCGCTGGCCTTTGACAATGCCGGACATATGTATGTAGCCTTCGGCGCACCCTCAAACGCCTGCCAGGAGCAAAACAGGGTTCCAGGCTCAAAGGGAATCAAGGGCTGCCCGTTATTAAAGCAATACGGAGGCATCTGGCAGTTTGATGAGGCTAAACCTAACCAGGTACAGGCTGATGGGATCCGTTATGCTACCGGCATGCGCAGTATAGTGGCTATGGATTGGAACACTGCCGACAATTGCCTGTACGTTGTTGCTCACGGCCGGGATGACCTGCGTTTACAGTTTCCTAAAATATTCAGCGCCTGGCAAAGCGCCGTACTGCCCGCCGAAGAGTTTATTAAAGTAAAAAAAGGCACGGATGTAGGCTGGCCTTACTATTATTATGATCCTATTAAAAAGAAAAAACTCCTGAACCCCGAATACGGCGGCAATGGTGTAAAAGCCGGCAATGGTGCCCGGTATGCTCAACCTATCATGGCTTTCCCGGCGCACTGGGCACCTAATGATCTGTTTTTTTATACCGGCGATCAGTTCCCGGCAAGATATAAAAACGGCGCCTTCATCGCCTTTCACGGTTCAACCAACAGGTCCCCTTACCCGCAGGCCGGTTTTTTTGTATGTTTCGTGCCTTTTAAAAACGGCAAACCTTTTGGGCAATGGGAAATTTTTGCCGATGGATTTACCGGAAAAAACACCGTAGTGAGTGTAAGTGATGCTGTTTACCGGCCAATGGGGCTGGCCATGGGGCCTGATGGTTCGTTATACATCAGCGAAACGGAAGAAGGGAAGATCTGGAAGATTTCCTACACAGGCAATAAAGCAGGGTTCGGCAAAACCGAGCTTGCCAAAATGGAGCTTCGTAAAAAACTGCCGGCTTTCAGGTTGCCCGATGTTTTAAAAAACGACCTGCAAACCGGGATGCTTAAAGGCGGCGCTAAAATTTACAATACCTATTGTGCCAACTGTCATCAAAAAAATGGCCGTGGCGATGGTAATATGATCCCGCCGCTCAGCGGATCGGAATGGGTAACCGGCGGTAAGTTTATGGAAAAAGACCTGGCCATAAGGGTATTACTTAACGGCCTCGATGGCCCCATCAAGGTGAAAAACAGGCCTTACAACAGCGCCATGCCCAAGCATAATTTTTTAAGTGATGCAGATATCGCGGCGGTGCTTACCTATATCCGCAATAATTTTGGCAACAACAGCAGCCTGGTTACAGCGGCGGAAGTTAAAAAGGTAAGGGCAGAGAAATAA